TCTTATTACATTTTCTTTTTTATACGATATTAACCTtacacttcaaaaaaaaaatggcagGGGTATGTGCAGCAGCTTCCGCCTTTGATGATTCGCTTAGGTGATGGGTGTTTTCCTCGGCAGGTCAAAATCAAGTTAACTTGTAAGCACATCGTTGACCTCCAATACTTCACCATCTGCCACATCAGATTTCCTACACAATCCACCGTCGATTAAGTCAACTATTTTTCCGAATAGGTCAGACAAATTTCCTACTGATTGGTTTCTTACCGTTTGATTTCAAATTTCTTGTCAAATATCGTAATAAAATTTAGATCAAGGTCCAATCTAGTAATTTAGCATGAATGGAAAGTGTTTAAAACTGCTTATAAAATGATCTCTAATGTATCAATCACTCAACAAAACCCAAACCCTCTTCCGCCCacacttcttcttcgtcttctctaACTGGTAAGTCTACTtctggaattagggttttcaattcagTCCCGATTTCAATTCTGTCGattctgatcttgattgttttgagtttgattttctagggttttgtttgtgTGATTTATTTAGTAAAAGCCAGCAAAGATGTCTCTTAGGCCAAACGCGAGGACGGAGGTCCGAAGGAATCGATACAAAGTAGCAGTAGATGCagatgaaggaagaagaagaagagaagataatatGGTTGAGATCCGTAAGAATAAACGAGAGGAATCTTTacaaaagaagagaagagaaggtaTGCAAGCTCAACAATTTCCAACTTCTGCTATTCAAGGTGCCGGCACTGGTGTTGAAAAGAAGGTAATAATATCGTAATCCGtaattttgatttgattgcgtTGTTTTGAGTAGTTGATTTTAGCGAGTTTGAAGCCTGATTTAGGGCTTCTGTTATTGTAGCTTGAAAGTCTGCCTTCGATGATTGCGGGAGTATGGTCAGATGAAAGAGAGTCACAGCTTGAGGCGACTACACAGTTTCGGAAACTACTATCAAttggtattgatttttgatatgaCTGTTTTCCCTCTTTCTATGAGTTTTCCCCTTTATgttgaaatttgatgaatttgttTGTCAATAGAACGAAGTCCTCCGATCGAGGAAGTTATTCAATCGGGTGttgttcctaaatttgtggaatTTCTAATGAGAGAAGATTACCCACAGCTACAggtaaggaatttttttttgttagtatttttttttgtttgtttaagaATTGTTTTTGTTGGTTGTATTAGGGTTGAATACTGATTTATGATATTTGATTAGTTTGAGGCAGCTTGGGCTCTCACAAACGTTGCTTCAGGAACTTCAGATAACACTAGGGTTGTAATTGAGAGTGGGGCAGTTCCTATTTTTGTCAAACTTCTTGGATCTCCAAGTGACGATGTTCGCGAACAGGTTTATGTTTTACCCTGTCTGTGAATTATTTGTATCTTTACATAGTTTCCAATCGGTTCTTTCAGGTTTGATGCAAACTTTGTAGCTATGGTTAGAATGTATTGTGAATTGCTGTTgtatatatagtatatatatatatacatatattataTTATCGGATAAGTAAGCTAGGATGTTAATGATTTTTGTTCTTGACTTAACAGGCTGTCTGGGCACTTGGGAATGTTGCTGGTGATTCCCCCAAATGCCGAGATCTTGTTCTTGGACAAGGGGCTTTGATTCCATTGCTTCAACAGTTGAATGAGCATGCCAAACTTTCTATGCTTAGGAATGCCACATGGACTTTATCAAACTTCTGCAGGGGCAAGCCTCAGCCTCCTTTTGAACAGGTTGGATTGAGTTGGAGGATTCTTTTGTAATGGATGTAAGTCATATGCTGTTTGTTTAATGTTTCTCATCTACTCTTTGTGCAGACAAGACCTGCTCTACCAGCACTCGAGCGTCTCATTCATTCAACGGATGAGGAAGTCCTGACAGATGCTTGTTGGGCCTTATCATATTTGTCTGATGGTACAAATGACAAAATCCAGGCTGTTATCGAAGCTAATGTCTGTCCACGTCTTGTGGAGCTTCTAATGTTAGTAATAATTTTATTTGCGATGCGATTTCTGTCGGGCCTTTTTATTATCTATGGATCTGCATTCAGAAGTTGACAGTGTCTGTACTTCTTTTATTCCCCTCAGGCATCCTTCCCCGTCAGTGCTCATTCCTGCCCTTCGCACGGttggaaatattgttactggtgatGATATGCAGACACAGGTATAGAATAATTAGAATTTGATGTCTTGATGTTTTAATCTTAATTGACCCGTCTCTTCCTTAACCCAGTTGTTCTTGGGGTTTAAACaaatgttttttttgttgttgtttctataaGTTGTATGGGGTCTTCCAGTCATATGAACTCTATTTAACTATTATAGTGAATTGAACTTGGAGAAAATAATTGTTGTTGCTTTTTGTTGGATATAAATCTTATGTAGCTTTACATAGTATTTGCATATAAAAAATAAAGTAGTTGACAATCATCCAGCAATAGGGGTTTGTAGCTGGTAGAAGTATATGCACGACTCCTCGTAATGTTTCTTAATGGTTGTGTAAGATGTTCATCTATTACCTAATGTGTTGTTGCATCCTTCTTTTGCAGATCATTATCAACCATCAATCACTTCCTTGCCTTCTGAACTTGCTTACGAACAATCACAAGAAAAGCATCAAGAAGGAAGCTTGCTGGACCATTTCAAACATTACAGCAGGGAACAAGGATCAGATACAGGTATTGCATGGATTCACTTTGGCGTGTTCATCCTTGCTTCAAATAATCTATATGCTGCTTGtttaaatcatttttttctcCTCGACACAACCTTGTTTGAATCGTTGATCTTTGTCTATGTTTGATAATTAGGAAGATTCATATTCAACTTGTTTGAATCGTTGATCTTTTGTCTGCGCAAGATACTTGGAAAGATTTATATTTAACTGTGCCTAACTTTCTCAATTATACAGGCTGTTTTGAAGGATTCATTTAACATCTTCATTCTTGCTTCAAATCTATATTTAGGACTTCTTTAGGACTTCATatctttgatttttggttttgcgAGTTTGTTTGAAGGTTTCACACTAAACTATGTCCAACTTTTATACAGGCTGTCGTTGCAGCTGAAATCATAGGCCCTCTGATACATCTGCTTCAAACTGCTGAGTTTGATATAAAGAAAGAGGCTGCATGGGCTATCTCAAATGCTACTTCTGGTGGTACCCATGAACAAATCAAGTATGATGTTATCCTTTCTGGAAACGCTTTTGCTCCTTGCTATTGTGCATTCCGATTAATGTGGGGGAattgttttatttgaatttaggTATCTGGTGGGCCAGGGTTGCATCAGACCGCTATGTGATCTCCTCGTTTGTCCTGACCCAAGAATTGTTACAGTTTGTTTAGAAGGTTTAGAGAATATCTTAAAGGTTGGGGAAGCTGAGAAGAACTTGGGTACTACTGGTGGTGTAAATGTGTATGCACAGTTAATTGATGAATCTGAAGGGTTAGAGAAGATTGAAAATCTGCAGAGTCATGACAACACAGAGATTTATGAGAAGGCAGTGAAGATTCTTGAGACTTACTGGATGGAAGAGGATGATGAGCCATTGCCCCCTGGTGACGCAGCAGCTGCTGCTGGCCCATCTGGGTTCCAGTTTGGGGGGAGTGAGCTTCCGGCTGGTGGATTCAACTTCAGCTGAAGGTAACACGTCCACTAAAATGTGTTTCGTCTTCATTACGAAGTGTGTTTTTCTCTTGCATATTTCAAGCAGAATGTCATTATCAGCAAGCCTCTTATCACAATATCTGTGATAAAAGTAATTTATCTGGATTATTTTTAGGTAATTTAAACAGAAGTTGTTTTGTAGGCTTCCCCATCAGATAAACTAGGTATTGAGTCATTCATTTTCATGCAGGGAGTTCCTTGAGCCCTTCTACAGAGAGAGAgaatttgtttattttgtttttgtcgaGGTCCAATATTACCATGTCAAACTTATTTGttgaaagaaaacaaacataaaaGAGTATGATTTTTATTTGCTGTTTATCAAAACATTCTTGATGCATTCACCGGTGAACCCTTTTCCGGGGTGTGGTTTAATCTTGGCTCTGAATGACCTTATACTCATTGGTAGGATTTCTTATTAGAATGTTCATTGTTTCGAAAACTAAATTATTCATTTGTGGGGTATCTGTGACATGATATGCCACCACCCAAGAGTTGGTCATTTTGTACTAGAGCAAATAAAGCAGA
This DNA window, taken from Papaver somniferum cultivar HN1 chromosome 3, ASM357369v1, whole genome shotgun sequence, encodes the following:
- the LOC113358180 gene encoding importin subunit alpha-2-like, whose product is MSLRPNARTEVRRNRYKVAVDADEGRRRREDNMVEIRKNKREESLQKKRREGMQAQQFPTSAIQGAGTGVEKKLESLPSMIAGVWSDERESQLEATTQFRKLLSIERSPPIEEVIQSGVVPKFVEFLMREDYPQLQFEAAWALTNVASGTSDNTRVVIESGAVPIFVKLLGSPSDDVREQAVWALGNVAGDSPKCRDLVLGQGALIPLLQQLNEHAKLSMLRNATWTLSNFCRGKPQPPFEQTRPALPALERLIHSTDEEVLTDACWALSYLSDGTNDKIQAVIEANVCPRLVELLMHPSPSVLIPALRTVGNIVTGDDMQTQIIINHQSLPCLLNLLTNNHKKSIKKEACWTISNITAGNKDQIQAVVAAEIIGPLIHLLQTAEFDIKKEAAWAISNATSGGTHEQIKYLVGQGCIRPLCDLLVCPDPRIVTVCLEGLENILKVGEAEKNLGTTGGVNVYAQLIDESEGLEKIENLQSHDNTEIYEKAVKILETYWMEEDDEPLPPGDAAAAAGPSGFQFGGSELPAGGFNFS